In the genome of Cutibacterium equinum, one region contains:
- a CDS encoding VaFE repeat-containing surface-anchored protein: MKINYSDGWIGSYRLDNKTHRGSTGQFYCADPSRIGPSVGGTYQSRGSTRTWARDGGGSLSPAAVAQVAWVLGKWGATSNGKQAAAVDAAVYALEGFPTHQLSSNTHGRKRTDAAGVTAQAQAMVAEAKARAAAGSYKLRVDIPSQVPAHSRYKATVTLRNGAGRPVPGEKVTLVDGRHEKVTVTTNKAGVGSASFGTLDRAATVSASATLPATAVTYAIPSNKKAQRVFVSGAKTTVKAHDGASFPPPPPPPVKPRIGTTATDKADGDHMIAAQGGTVVDTVSYSGLVPGKKYTVSGELMDKATGKSTGVKASRTFTPAKATGTVSVEFTVPANVVAGKQLVAFEHVSLNGKAVVAHTDINDVNQTVKVGTPPPPPPVKPRLGTTATDKADGDHMIPASGGTVVDTVSYSGLIPGKTYQVSGELMDKATGKSTGVKASRTFTPAKATGTVSVEFTVPANVVAGRELVAFEHVRQNGKDVAVHTDINDVNQTVWVPKVGTTAVDKADGDHTVSVKGGTVVDTVRYEGLEPGKTYQVSGELMDRHTGKPTGIKGAATFTATKADGTVDVTYTVPAGTEGREFVVFETVTRGGKQIASHTDLKDSLQTIWQSVIGTTAVDKADGDHMLVAQGGTIVDTVRFEGLEPGKTYQVSGELMDRHTGKPTGIKGAATFTATKADGTVDVTYTVPAGTEGREFVVFETVTRGGKQIASHTDLKDSLQTIWQSVIGTTAVDKADGDHMIVAQGGTIVDTVRFEGLEPGKTYQVSGELMDKATGKSTGIKGTAKFTATQSSGAIEVEFAVPSGYAGRGLVAFETVSDGVRVIAEHRDLNDHSQTVWVPKVGTTAVDKADKDHVLAAQGGTIVDTVRYEGLEPGKTYQVSGELMDRRTGKPTGIKAAAAFTATQSSGAIEVEFAVPSGYAGRGLVAFETIRMGGHIVGAHEDLADGAQMVSVSRPTSGHGAASGGGIHTGDVPGGPDKGLIAGGIVLLVLAGGCWVAARLQ, translated from the coding sequence GTGAAGATTAATTACAGCGATGGTTGGATTGGGTCCTATCGCCTCGACAACAAAACCCATCGTGGGTCGACCGGCCAGTTCTATTGCGCCGACCCCTCGCGGATCGGCCCGTCTGTTGGTGGCACGTATCAGTCTCGGGGGTCGACGAGGACGTGGGCGCGTGACGGTGGTGGATCGCTGTCGCCGGCGGCGGTGGCACAGGTTGCCTGGGTGCTTGGCAAGTGGGGTGCTACGTCGAATGGTAAGCAGGCGGCCGCCGTTGATGCGGCGGTGTACGCGTTGGAGGGGTTCCCCACCCATCAGTTGAGCTCCAATACCCACGGTCGGAAGCGGACTGATGCGGCTGGTGTGACGGCGCAGGCTCAAGCGATGGTTGCTGAGGCGAAGGCCCGTGCCGCTGCCGGTAGTTACAAGTTGCGGGTTGATATTCCGTCGCAGGTGCCGGCTCATAGTCGTTATAAGGCTACGGTGACGTTGCGTAATGGGGCAGGGCGTCCTGTACCTGGCGAGAAAGTGACGTTGGTGGATGGTCGTCACGAGAAGGTGACGGTGACGACGAATAAGGCCGGTGTCGGCTCGGCGTCGTTCGGCACGCTGGATCGGGCCGCGACGGTGTCAGCATCCGCGACGCTGCCAGCGACAGCAGTCACGTATGCGATCCCGTCGAACAAGAAGGCTCAGAGGGTGTTCGTCTCGGGTGCCAAAACCACGGTGAAGGCGCACGATGGCGCGTCCTTCCCTCCGCCTCCGCCTCCGCCTGTGAAGCCGCGTATTGGGACGACGGCGACGGATAAGGCTGATGGGGATCACATGATTGCTGCCCAGGGCGGCACTGTTGTTGACACGGTCAGCTATTCGGGTCTGGTCCCTGGTAAGAAGTACACCGTTTCTGGTGAGTTGATGGATAAGGCCACGGGTAAGAGCACGGGTGTGAAGGCGTCGAGGACGTTCACCCCGGCTAAGGCCACCGGCACCGTGAGTGTGGAGTTCACTGTGCCCGCTAACGTGGTGGCTGGTAAGCAGCTTGTGGCGTTCGAGCATGTCAGCTTGAACGGTAAGGCTGTGGTTGCCCACACGGACATCAACGATGTCAACCAGACCGTGAAGGTAGGGACTCCGCCTCCGCCTCCGCCTGTGAAGCCGCGTCTTGGGACGACGGCGACGGATAAGGCTGATGGGGATCACATGATCCCTGCGTCTGGCGGCACTGTTGTTGACACGGTCAGCTACTCGGGTCTGATCCCTGGCAAGACGTATCAGGTGTCTGGTGAGCTGATGGACAAGGCCACGGGTAAGAGCACGGGCGTGAAGGCGTCGAGGACGTTCACCCCGGCTAAGGCCACCGGCACCGTGAGTGTGGAGTTCACGGTGCCCGCCAACGTCGTTGCCGGTCGCGAGCTCGTGGCCTTCGAGCACGTCCGCCAGAACGGCAAGGATGTCGCAGTCCACACGGACATCAACGACGTCAACCAGACCGTGTGGGTGCCGAAGGTCGGCACGACTGCTGTTGACAAGGCTGACGGGGACCACACGGTGTCCGTCAAGGGCGGCACCGTGGTCGATACCGTCCGCTACGAGGGCCTAGAGCCTGGCAAGACGTATCAGGTGTCTGGTGAACTCATGGACAGGCACACCGGCAAGCCGACCGGCATCAAGGGGGCTGCGACGTTCACCGCGACCAAGGCCGACGGCACAGTCGACGTGACCTATACGGTTCCGGCTGGCACGGAAGGCCGGGAGTTCGTCGTGTTCGAGACGGTGACTCGCGGTGGGAAGCAGATTGCTTCTCATACCGACCTCAAGGACTCGTTGCAGACCATTTGGCAGTCGGTGATCGGCACCACGGCTGTTGATAAGGCTGATGGGGATCACATGCTTGTCGCCCAGGGCGGCACGATTGTGGACACGGTTCGTTTTGAGGGTCTGGAGCCTGGCAAGACGTATCAGGTGTCTGGTGAACTCATGGACAGGCACACCGGCAAGCCGACCGGCATCAAGGGGGCTGCGACGTTCACCGCGACCAAGGCCGACGGCACAGTCGACGTGACCTATACGGTTCCGGCTGGCACGGAAGGCCGGGAGTTCGTCGTGTTCGAGACGGTGACTCGCGGTGGGAAGCAGATTGCTTCTCATACCGACCTCAAGGACTCGTTGCAGACCATTTGGCAGTCGGTGATCGGCACCACGGCTGTTGATAAGGCTGATGGGGATCACATGATTGTCGCCCAGGGCGGCACGATTGTGGACACGGTTCGTTTTGAGGGTCTGGAGCCTGGCAAGACGTATCAGGTGTCGGGTGAGCTGATGGACAAGGCGACCGGTAAGTCGACCGGGATCAAGGGGACAGCCAAGTTCACCGCAACACAGTCTTCGGGTGCGATCGAGGTGGAGTTCGCGGTCCCGTCGGGCTATGCCGGCAGGGGGCTTGTGGCCTTCGAGACGGTGTCTGATGGTGTGCGAGTGATCGCCGAGCATCGTGATCTCAATGATCACTCTCAGACGGTGTGGGTGCCGAAGGTCGGCACGACTGCTGTTGACAAGGCCGACAAGGACCATGTTCTGGCCGCCCAGGGCGGCACGATTGTGGACACGGTTCGGTATGAGGGTCTGGAGCCTGGCAAGACGTATCAGGTGTCGGGTGAGCTGATGGACCGTCGTACGGGGAAGCCGACCGGGATCAAGGCAGCCGCCGCGTTCACCGCAACACAGTCCTCGGGTGCGATCGAGGTGGAGTTCGCGGTCCCGTCGGGCTATGCCGGCAGGGGGCTTGTGGCCTTCGAGACGATTCGGATGGGTGGTCACATTGTTGGTGCTCATGAGGATCTGGCCGATGGGGCGCAGATGGTGTCGGTGTCTCGGCCGACGAGCGGTCATGGTGCTGCCTCGGGTGGCGGGATTCATACTGGTGATGTGCCGGGTGGCCCAGATAAGGGCTTGATTGCTGGCGGGATCGTGCTGTTGGTGCTGGCTGGTGGTTGCTGGGTTGCTGCGCGTCTCCAGTGA
- a CDS encoding class F sortase: MRNVTVLVLCVVTVLAGAGLIWCGVTATPTPDGWSRDREGALVIPAPHVGHDPHPSPVGPVAQSAPGQSGSRVIIPAVGIDARIAGRLSQRDDGGWYPPAHGVAWAAGSAPLSAASGTTTLAGHVWSTGEPGVFFRLREVRVGHEIAVTDEGRHLSRYRVTDITVTPKAMLPPSAWGTRSGPRRLILVTCGGRETGRAGHRSWDSNVIVVAEHVKDV; this comes from the coding sequence ATGCGTAATGTCACCGTGTTGGTGTTGTGTGTGGTCACGGTTCTGGCGGGGGCTGGCCTGATTTGGTGTGGGGTGACTGCGACTCCGACTCCGGACGGATGGAGTCGAGACCGTGAGGGGGCGCTGGTGATTCCGGCTCCTCATGTCGGCCATGATCCTCATCCCTCGCCTGTTGGGCCGGTGGCGCAGTCTGCGCCTGGTCAGAGCGGATCGAGGGTGATCATTCCAGCGGTGGGGATTGATGCCCGGATCGCTGGCAGGTTGAGCCAGCGTGATGACGGGGGGTGGTATCCGCCTGCTCACGGTGTGGCATGGGCTGCTGGGTCGGCACCGTTATCGGCTGCATCGGGTACGACTACGTTGGCGGGTCATGTCTGGTCGACTGGTGAGCCAGGCGTGTTTTTCCGTCTTCGGGAGGTCCGTGTTGGTCATGAGATCGCCGTGACCGATGAGGGGCGGCACCTGAGCCGGTACCGGGTCACCGACATCACGGTGACCCCTAAAGCGATGCTTCCGCCGTCGGCGTGGGGTACTCGTTCTGGTCCCCGCCGCCTGATTCTGGTGACGTGTGGTGGTCGCGAGACCGGTCGCGCCGGTCATCGGTCGTGGGACAGTAATGTGATCGTGGTAGCAGAACATGTGAAGGATGTCTGA
- a CDS encoding L,D-transpeptidase family protein, which translates to MKVSASGVGSVFGSRGVVAASQRRQGTNTTPAGTFGIVSAFGVGNPGTKLPYRKIGRCSWWIGDPTQRDYNRWREDCSALSKSDNEHLADYAGSLYRQAGVISYNYYSPTRYGAGSGSAIFLHYATQYTGGCVGVNSHSELNATLRWLDPAKNPRIVIKA; encoded by the coding sequence GTGAAGGTTTCTGCCTCTGGTGTGGGCTCAGTGTTTGGGTCTCGCGGTGTTGTTGCGGCCTCTCAGCGTCGTCAGGGTACGAACACGACTCCGGCTGGCACGTTTGGGATTGTCTCGGCTTTCGGGGTGGGTAATCCTGGCACGAAACTGCCCTACCGCAAGATCGGTCGGTGTTCGTGGTGGATTGGGGACCCGACCCAGCGTGATTACAACCGGTGGCGTGAGGACTGCTCGGCGCTGTCGAAGTCCGACAATGAGCATTTGGCTGATTATGCGGGGTCGTTGTATCGGCAGGCAGGCGTGATTTCATACAACTATTACTCGCCTACCCGTTACGGTGCCGGATCGGGCTCCGCGATTTTCCTGCACTACGCGACTCAGTACACGGGCGGCTGTGTGGGAGTCAATTCGCATTCTGAGCTCAACGCGACCTTGCGGTGGCTTGATCCTGCGAAGAATCCCCGCATCGTCATCAAAGCATGA